The following proteins are encoded in a genomic region of Rhizobium sp. CCGE531:
- the cbiB gene encoding adenosylcobinamide-phosphate synthase CbiB, which produces MTADEHLLILVLALLLDRIVGDPHWLWERFPHPVVLFGKAISYFDGRFNAKHLPGALRRRNGVMSIIALLAGAAIAGWAIHGFLAFFGWLGILVEAILVAVFLAQKSLGDHVEEVSRALRTDGLEGGRLAVSRIVGRDPETLDEPGICRAAIESLAENFSDGVVAPALWYGVFGLPGLFFYKMLNTADSMIGHKSETYIDFGRAAARLDDIANWPAARLSILLIAAGALVKRGIAALGNAIRIAIRDGGLHRSPNSGRPEAAMAGALDIQLAGPRIYGGELVREPMINGSGRDTATVSDIEAGISIFYSACSMLTLLAFLGFLLLL; this is translated from the coding sequence ATGACCGCCGACGAACATCTGCTCATTCTGGTCCTTGCCTTGCTGCTCGACCGCATCGTCGGCGATCCCCATTGGTTGTGGGAGCGCTTTCCGCACCCGGTCGTGCTGTTCGGCAAGGCGATTTCATATTTCGATGGCCGGTTCAATGCAAAGCACCTGCCCGGAGCGCTTCGCCGCCGCAACGGGGTCATGTCGATCATCGCGCTGCTTGCGGGAGCTGCCATCGCCGGCTGGGCCATTCACGGATTTCTCGCCTTCTTCGGCTGGCTCGGCATATTGGTCGAAGCGATACTCGTGGCGGTTTTCCTGGCACAGAAAAGCCTTGGCGATCATGTCGAAGAGGTTTCGCGGGCGCTGCGCACCGACGGCCTGGAAGGCGGACGGCTTGCCGTCTCGCGCATCGTCGGCCGCGATCCAGAGACGCTGGACGAGCCTGGGATTTGCCGCGCGGCCATCGAAAGCCTCGCCGAGAACTTTTCCGACGGGGTCGTCGCTCCGGCTCTTTGGTATGGCGTTTTCGGCCTGCCGGGCTTGTTCTTCTACAAGATGCTCAATACCGCCGATTCGATGATCGGCCATAAGTCCGAGACTTATATAGATTTCGGTCGTGCCGCCGCGCGCCTGGACGATATTGCCAACTGGCCGGCTGCACGGCTCTCAATCCTGCTGATTGCCGCCGGAGCGCTGGTCAAGCGAGGAATCGCCGCGCTTGGAAACGCGATCCGCATCGCTATCCGGGATGGTGGGCTGCACCGTTCGCCCAATTCTGGCAGGCCGGAGGCGGCCATGGCAGGCGCGCTTGATATTCAGCTTGCCGGTCCGCGAATCTATGGCGGGGAACTCGTGCGCGAACCGATGATCAACGGCTCAGGCCGCGACACCGCCACCGTCAGCGATATCGAAGCCGGCATTTCCATCTTCTATTCCGCATGCTCGATGCTGACGCTTCTCGCCTTTTTGGGATTTCTGCTGCTGCTGTGA
- a CDS encoding acyl carrier protein: MTATFDKVADIIAETSEIDRDTITPESHTIDDLGIDSLDFLDIVFAIDKEFGIKIPLEKWTQEVNEGKVSTEEYFVLKNLCAKIDELRAAKG, translated from the coding sequence GTGACTGCTACATTTGACAAAGTTGCCGACATCATCGCTGAAACCAGCGAAATCGATCGTGACACGATCACCCCGGAAAGCCACACGATCGACGACCTCGGCATCGACAGCCTGGACTTCCTGGATATCGTTTTCGCTATCGACAAGGAGTTCGGCATCAAGATCCCGCTCGAGAAGTGGACGCAGGAAGTCAACGAAGGCAAGGTCTCGACCGAAGAGTATTTCGTGCTGAAGAATCTCTGTGCCAAGATCGATGAATTGCGCGCCGCCAAGGGCTGA
- a CDS encoding L,D-transpeptidase, which translates to MKRVALIATACLFMQFHAVSAHAGTVLAVIDLRSQTMTVSEDGAFKYRWRVSTARRGYVTPLGSYTAKWLSRDHRSKKYDDAPMPYAVFFNGGYAVHGTYEVRRLGRPASHGCVRLDTRNAATFFAMASDVGLHNTRIVISD; encoded by the coding sequence ATGAAGCGTGTCGCACTCATAGCAACGGCATGTCTGTTCATGCAATTTCATGCCGTTTCGGCTCATGCCGGAACCGTTCTTGCGGTGATCGATCTTCGATCGCAAACAATGACCGTTTCCGAGGATGGGGCTTTCAAATATCGCTGGCGGGTATCGACAGCTCGCAGGGGCTATGTGACGCCTCTCGGCTCCTACACCGCCAAATGGCTGTCCAGGGATCACCGCTCGAAGAAATATGACGATGCACCGATGCCCTATGCCGTGTTCTTCAACGGCGGCTATGCCGTTCACGGTACTTACGAGGTGAGGCGACTTGGCCGGCCGGCATCGCATGGTTGCGTGCGGCTCGATACGCGCAACGCCGCCACGTTCTTCGCGATGGCATCGGATGTGGGGCTTCACAATACCCGTATCGTGATCAGCGACTAG
- a CDS encoding 3-hydroxyacyl-ACP dehydratase FabZ family protein produces the protein MLLEYFQMIDRVESVDLSKGLLKAHSVVPAKSPVFEGHFPGMPLVPGVLLIETMAQASGMLVLAATKFAYMPFLMSVDGAKMRTFVEPEAKLDIEAELEHDGSGFAVTKARITIAGKKVCDAQLKLRTMPFNELPLGDIVRKRASEVGLLDAIAANG, from the coding sequence ATGCTGCTGGAATATTTCCAGATGATCGACAGGGTCGAATCCGTCGATCTGTCCAAGGGCCTGTTGAAGGCGCATTCCGTCGTTCCGGCGAAAAGCCCGGTTTTCGAAGGCCATTTCCCAGGCATGCCGCTCGTCCCGGGTGTTCTGCTGATCGAAACAATGGCGCAGGCCTCGGGCATGCTCGTGCTTGCCGCGACGAAATTTGCCTATATGCCATTCCTGATGTCGGTGGATGGCGCCAAGATGCGGACCTTCGTCGAGCCGGAAGCGAAACTTGATATCGAGGCCGAACTTGAGCACGACGGTTCGGGCTTCGCCGTCACCAAGGCGCGCATCACGATCGCCGGAAAGAAGGTCTGCGATGCGCAGTTGAAGCTGCGGACCATGCCGTTTAATGAGTTGCCGCTCGGCGATATCGTGCGCAAGCGGGCGAGCGAAGTCGGGCTTCTCGACGCTATCGCCGCCAACGGTTGA
- the cobD gene encoding threonine-phosphate decarboxylase CobD, giving the protein MTSRIIHGGGITAAARQYGGRPEEWLDLSTGINPNPVPLPEIPVAAWHRLPDQHLQERARAAAKGYYRSGDILPLPVPGTQSVIQLLPRLVPGGSVAILSPTYGEYARAFTLAGLRVRQVSTIAELTADDRLVVAVNPNNPDGRTLPIEQLRDLHQRQRQHDGILLVDEAFGDIEPAASMAPFAASMPNLIIFRSFGKFFGLAGLRLGFVIAEAAIMSRFEDWLGPWAVSGPALSIAASLMESDTSYIRNRILERHAALEAVLRRSHLNVAGGAMLFALVADDRAEGIYTHLCRHHILVRKFDYARNWLRFGLAPHEEADRRLAGALEEYST; this is encoded by the coding sequence ATGACGAGCAGGATCATCCATGGCGGCGGCATTACCGCGGCGGCACGGCAATATGGCGGACGTCCGGAGGAATGGCTGGATCTGTCGACGGGTATCAACCCCAATCCCGTGCCGTTACCCGAAATTCCCGTCGCGGCATGGCATCGGCTGCCGGATCAGCACTTGCAGGAGCGGGCGCGAGCGGCGGCGAAGGGCTATTATCGCAGTGGCGATATTCTGCCCCTGCCGGTTCCCGGCACGCAGTCGGTCATTCAATTGCTTCCGAGGCTCGTGCCCGGGGGCAGCGTCGCGATCCTCTCCCCGACCTATGGCGAATATGCGCGCGCCTTCACGCTCGCGGGCCTGCGGGTTCGGCAGGTATCGACGATCGCCGAGCTCACCGCCGATGACAGGCTGGTCGTTGCCGTCAATCCCAACAATCCTGACGGACGGACGCTGCCTATCGAGCAGCTGCGGGATCTGCATCAAAGGCAGCGCCAGCACGACGGCATCCTTTTGGTCGACGAGGCTTTCGGCGATATCGAGCCGGCGGCAAGCATGGCGCCTTTTGCCGCCTCGATGCCGAATCTCATCATCTTCCGCTCCTTCGGAAAATTTTTCGGCCTGGCCGGTCTGCGACTAGGCTTCGTGATTGCCGAGGCCGCGATCATGAGCCGTTTCGAGGATTGGCTCGGCCCCTGGGCGGTGTCCGGGCCGGCGCTTTCGATCGCGGCGTCCCTCATGGAAAGCGACACAAGTTACATCCGCAATCGCATTCTTGAGCGCCACGCCGCTCTCGAAGCAGTTCTGCGTCGGTCGCATCTCAATGTTGCGGGAGGCGCGATGTTGTTTGCGCTTGTTGCAGACGACCGCGCCGAGGGCATATATACCCATCTCTGCCGCCACCATATTCTGGTTCGCAAGTTCGATTATGCGCGCAATTGGCTGCGCTTCGGTCTTGCTCCGCATGAAGAGGCGGATCGCAGACTCGCCGGGGCACTAGAGGAATATTCGACATGA
- a CDS encoding cobyrinate a,c-diamide synthase: MSGLLIAAPSSGSGKTTFTLGLLRALRNRGVAVASGKAGPDYIDPAFHAAAVGSPCLNFDPWAMRAELISANSALHRAGGRMLVIEGMMGLFDGAADGTGTPADLAALLGLSVVLVVDVSRMSQSVAAVVSGFANFRADIRIAGVVLNRVASDRHERMLRQALDAVRMPVVAVIRNDSSLALPERHLGLVQAGEHGALEPFIEAAAEVVSKVCDFELLLRAAQQHVVRPSVANIARLMPFGQRIAVARDIAFAFCYEHMLLGWRRRGAEISFFSPLADEAPSGDADAIYLPGGYPELHAEKLAAARHFQDGMKAAAGHGVRIYGECGGYMVLGEGLVDAAGTRHGMLGLLPVVTSYEKRQRHLGYRRVVPLAGSFFDKPMTAHEFHYSTIVSEGKADRLFAVRDALDADLGAAGLQRANVAGSYMHLIDLAGDAA, from the coding sequence ACCCTCATCAGGCTCCGGCAAGACCACATTCACGCTTGGTCTGCTGCGAGCATTGCGAAACAGGGGTGTTGCGGTCGCATCCGGCAAGGCCGGACCGGATTACATCGATCCCGCCTTCCACGCGGCGGCGGTCGGATCGCCTTGCCTCAATTTCGACCCCTGGGCCATGCGCGCCGAGCTCATTTCCGCCAATTCGGCGCTTCATCGGGCCGGCGGGCGGATGCTCGTCATCGAAGGAATGATGGGCCTCTTCGACGGCGCGGCCGACGGCACGGGAACGCCGGCCGATCTCGCTGCCTTGCTCGGCCTTTCCGTCGTGCTCGTTGTCGATGTCTCGCGCATGTCGCAATCGGTCGCGGCGGTCGTCAGCGGCTTTGCCAATTTCCGCGCCGATATCCGCATTGCCGGTGTGGTCCTCAATCGCGTCGCCAGCGACAGGCACGAGCGGATGCTGCGTCAGGCGCTGGATGCGGTGCGCATGCCCGTCGTCGCCGTTATCCGCAACGACAGCAGCCTCGCATTGCCGGAGCGGCATCTCGGGCTGGTGCAGGCGGGAGAGCATGGCGCGCTGGAGCCTTTCATCGAAGCGGCCGCTGAGGTCGTGTCGAAGGTCTGCGATTTCGAACTGCTCCTGCGGGCGGCGCAGCAGCATGTCGTCCGTCCGTCGGTGGCGAATATTGCGCGGCTGATGCCGTTTGGTCAGCGCATTGCCGTGGCGCGGGATATAGCCTTTGCTTTCTGCTACGAGCATATGCTGCTCGGCTGGAGGCGCCGAGGGGCGGAGATTTCCTTCTTTTCACCGCTTGCGGATGAGGCGCCTTCGGGCGATGCCGATGCCATCTATCTGCCGGGCGGCTATCCGGAATTGCACGCCGAAAAGCTTGCTGCTGCTCGGCATTTCCAGGATGGCATGAAGGCTGCGGCCGGGCACGGAGTACGAATCTATGGTGAGTGCGGCGGGTACATGGTGCTCGGCGAGGGGCTAGTGGATGCGGCGGGCACCCGTCACGGGATGCTCGGCTTATTGCCTGTCGTCACCAGCTACGAAAAGCGGCAGCGTCATCTCGGCTATCGGCGCGTCGTGCCGCTTGCCGGCTCCTTCTTCGACAAGCCGATGACGGCGCATGAGTTTCATTATTCGACCATTGTATCGGAAGGAAAGGCGGATCGCCTGTTTGCGGTCAGGGATGCGCTCGATGCCGATCTGGGCGCTGCCGGTCTGCAGCGCGCCAATGTCGCGGGTTCCTATATGCACCTGATCGATCTTGCCGGTGACGCAGCATGA